In Meiothermus ruber DSM 1279, the following proteins share a genomic window:
- a CDS encoding manganese catalase family protein has product MFLRIDRLQIELPAPKEQDPNAASAVQALLGGRFGEMSTLMNYMYQSFNFRGKQALKPYYDLIANIATEELGHIELVAATINALLAKNPGKGQEEGVNPVAAPLGFAKDARNAAHFIAGGSNSLVMGAMGEHWNGEYVFTSGNLILDLLHNFFLEVAARTHKLRVYEMTDNPVAREMIGYLLVRGGVHAAAYGKALESLTGVEMTKLLPIPRIDNSQFPEAKKFMEQGFHRNLYRFSPEDYKDLGLIWRGASPEDGSEVVVVDGPPQGGPVFDAGHDAAEFAPEFHPAELYEIAKKLYEKAK; this is encoded by the coding sequence GATTGAACTTCCCGCGCCCAAGGAGCAGGATCCCAATGCAGCGAGCGCTGTACAGGCCCTTCTAGGTGGGCGGTTCGGGGAGATGTCCACCCTGATGAACTACATGTACCAGTCCTTCAACTTCCGGGGGAAGCAGGCCCTCAAGCCCTACTACGATCTCATCGCCAACATCGCCACCGAGGAGCTGGGGCACATTGAGCTGGTAGCCGCCACCATCAACGCCCTCCTAGCCAAGAACCCCGGGAAGGGCCAGGAGGAAGGGGTAAACCCCGTGGCCGCGCCTTTGGGCTTCGCCAAGGACGCCCGCAACGCCGCCCACTTCATCGCGGGTGGGAGCAACAGCCTGGTCATGGGGGCCATGGGGGAGCACTGGAACGGGGAGTACGTCTTCACCAGCGGCAACCTCATCCTGGATCTCCTGCACAACTTCTTCCTGGAGGTGGCCGCCCGCACCCACAAGCTCCGGGTCTACGAGATGACGGACAACCCCGTGGCCCGGGAGATGATCGGCTACCTGTTGGTGCGGGGCGGGGTGCACGCCGCCGCCTACGGCAAGGCCCTGGAGAGCCTCACCGGGGTGGAGATGACCAAGCTCCTGCCCATCCCCCGCATCGACAACAGCCAGTTCCCCGAGGCCAAGAAGTTCATGGAGCAGGGCTTCCACCGCAACCTCTACCGCTTCAGCCCGGAGGACTACAAGGACCTCGGCCTCATCTGGCGGGGGGCTTCCCCCGAGGACGGGAGCGAGGTGGTGGTGGTGGACGGGCCTCCCCAGGGCGGCCCGGTGTTTGACGCCGGCCACGACGCGGCGGAGTTCGCCCCCGAGTTCCACCCCGCGGAGCTCTACGAGATCGCCAAGAAGCTCTACGAGAAAGCCAAGTAG